The genomic DNA CACTCTTCATATCATCTACTAATATCTTTCCCTCTTTTATAAGAATCACTCTATGAGCAAGTTTTTCTAGCTCTCCCAAATCATGAGAGGTCAATATTACGCTTTTTCCTTTCTGATTTAAATCAAGAATTAATTCTCTCATATTTTTTCGAGAAATAGGATCAAGCCCACTCATAGGTTCATCCAAAACTAAGAGATCTGGATTTTTCAAAAGAGCTAAAAGAAAACTTAGTTTTCTTTTTGTCCCTTTAGAATAAGTATAGACCTTTTGAGACAGAAAATCTAAAATTCCTAACTTCTCTGCATAAACTTCAATATCATTTTTTTCTACTCCTCTTCCAAGAAGTTCAGCATATATCTTTATATTCTCCCATCCTGAATACTTTTCCCATAAAAGATCTTTCTCAAGCATTACAGAGATGATTAAATTATTAACCTTTTCTATATTCCCAGAAGTAACATTGAATATCCCTGTTAAACAGCGAAGAATAGTAGTCTTTCCTGCTCCATTTGGACCCAAAAGTGCTGTAATCTCTCCTCTTACTATATCAAAGGAAATATTTTTTAAAATTTTCTTTCCATTTATTTCTTTTGAAAGATTTCTAATAGAAATGAGTTTTTCAGAAATTCTTTTCTCCATACACATTTGTCTTCTCCTTCCCCATATGCTTTCATTAAACCTCTAACTAGACAATTATTGCAAAACCACAAATTTTCGCATTCTTTACATATTCTTTTATTTGGTGCAGGAATTTGAGAAATAATTTCGAAATACATCGAATAAGTTTGTAAAAAATTCTTTAAAGAGTTCCCAGAAAACTTTAAATTGCCTATACTCATATCTGACATTTGGCAAATTTTAACATCAAGATTAGGAGAGAGAGTTATGCCAGATCTTCCAACACCAC from Candidatus Hydrothermales bacterium includes the following:
- a CDS encoding ABC transporter ATP-binding protein, with translation MEKRISEKLISIRNLSKEINGKKILKNISFDIVRGEITALLGPNGAGKTTILRCLTGIFNVTSGNIEKVNNLIISVMLEKDLLWEKYSGWENIKIYAELLGRGVEKNDIEVYAEKLGILDFLSQKVYTYSKGTKRKLSFLLALLKNPDLLVLDEPMSGLDPISRKNMRELILDLNQKGKSVILTSHDLGELEKLAHRVILIKEGKILVDDMKS